The following proteins come from a genomic window of Pirellula staleyi DSM 6068:
- a CDS encoding MBL fold metallo-hydrolase, whose translation MPPITTISRAMRHTHLALALLVLLTTTTDAWGGESDGRLDIYWIDVEGGAATLLVTPAGETLLIDSGNPGRRDPDRIVKVVTEVAGCKRIDHLVTTHYHGDHYGGAITLATLLPIGTLYDNGQFEGMPDNPGKAYFDIRAEKKEVLAPGSEIKLRQSDKTGAAAIKVRCLGTRQQFVLAGEATPANDSICSDAREKNRDGSDNANSVVLHIGFGPWKMLDAGDLTWNQEAKLVCPKNLIGLVDVYQTTHHGLDASNNPLVIRSIEPRVAIMNNGATKGGMPDVFEALRAQKSIQAIYQLHKNLTPAGADLNEPAEYIANLEKECAGNYVHLSVAPDGASYKVSIPANKHERQFTTRDAEGKK comes from the coding sequence ATGCCTCCCATCACGACGATTTCTCGAGCCATGCGACACACGCACTTGGCTCTCGCGCTGCTGGTGCTGCTGACTACCACCACAGATGCCTGGGGAGGCGAAAGTGATGGTCGGCTCGATATCTACTGGATCGATGTCGAAGGTGGAGCCGCCACACTGCTAGTGACCCCCGCAGGCGAAACACTGCTGATCGACTCCGGAAATCCTGGCCGGCGCGACCCCGATCGAATCGTGAAAGTGGTGACCGAAGTGGCGGGGTGCAAGCGGATCGATCACCTGGTGACGACCCACTATCACGGCGATCACTACGGCGGCGCTATCACGCTGGCGACGCTGCTGCCGATCGGTACGCTCTACGACAACGGCCAGTTCGAAGGGATGCCCGACAATCCTGGCAAAGCCTACTTCGATATCCGCGCGGAGAAAAAAGAAGTGCTCGCTCCTGGCAGCGAGATCAAGCTCCGCCAGTCGGACAAAACAGGGGCTGCGGCGATCAAAGTCCGCTGCTTGGGAACTCGTCAGCAGTTTGTGCTCGCCGGCGAAGCGACCCCTGCTAATGATTCGATCTGCAGCGACGCACGCGAGAAAAATCGGGATGGAAGCGACAACGCCAACAGCGTGGTTTTGCACATCGGCTTTGGACCTTGGAAGATGCTTGATGCCGGGGATCTGACCTGGAATCAAGAGGCCAAGCTAGTTTGCCCGAAGAATCTGATTGGTCTGGTGGATGTCTATCAAACGACCCATCACGGGCTCGATGCGAGCAACAATCCGCTGGTGATTCGTTCGATCGAGCCCCGCGTGGCAATCATGAACAACGGTGCGACCAAGGGGGGGATGCCCGACGTGTTCGAGGCGCTCCGGGCGCAGAAGTCGATCCAAGCGATCTATCAGCTCCACAAAAATCTGACGCCAGCTGGGGCCGATCTCAACGAGCCTGCGGAGTACATCGCCAATCTCGAGAAGGAATGCGCGGGCAATTATGTCCACCTTTCAGTCGCGCCCGATGGGGCGTCGTACAAGGTGAGCATCCCAGCCAATAAGCACGAGCGACAATTCACGACTCGCGACGCCGAAGGAAAGAAGTGA
- a CDS encoding DUF1501 domain-containing protein, with protein sequence MHDFSCPSMQTVSRRTMIKVGGMGMLGLSLPQLLQAEATASKLRARAKSVIFLFQWGGPSHVDMFDMKPDAPEDIRGPLKPIASSADGIQVCEQLPETAKIMHKVSLIRTLTHTMKNHNSAGYYALSGHEPPSDDQRLRDSLDLFPAYGSVVDQLTPPATDMPTFVAYPHVISDGSITPGQHASFLGKSHDPLLFTEDPASPDFRLPELSLPSGLAIDRLHRRRELQRLIDKQTRLLESSAEAQGFDAYYDRAIHLLTSDKVRRAFDLSAETPETRDRYGRTTYGQGCLLARRLVEAGVKFVTVYFSNSIGGQSTKEGGWDTHGFNDTRMFPIVKDYHFPITEKTLPTLLNDLDDRGLLDDTLVVWMGEFGRTPKINGNASRDHWPQCYTSLLAGGGVKQGYVYGKSDKHGMYPDEHPVKPEDMAATIYAALGIDPASEIHDRNNRPLAIAGKPVWDVFA encoded by the coding sequence ATGCACGACTTCAGCTGCCCCTCGATGCAAACCGTCTCGCGCCGCACGATGATCAAAGTGGGTGGCATGGGGATGCTTGGGCTCTCGCTGCCGCAGTTGCTGCAAGCCGAAGCGACCGCTTCGAAGCTTCGCGCGCGAGCCAAGTCGGTAATCTTTCTGTTCCAGTGGGGTGGGCCGAGTCACGTCGATATGTTCGACATGAAGCCCGATGCGCCGGAAGATATTCGCGGCCCGCTGAAGCCGATTGCATCGTCGGCCGACGGGATTCAGGTCTGTGAGCAGTTGCCCGAAACTGCGAAAATCATGCACAAGGTTTCGCTGATTCGGACCCTCACGCACACGATGAAAAATCATAACTCGGCGGGCTACTATGCCCTCTCGGGGCACGAACCACCGAGCGACGATCAGCGGCTGCGCGATTCGCTCGATCTGTTTCCGGCTTACGGCAGCGTCGTCGATCAGCTAACACCGCCAGCGACCGACATGCCGACGTTTGTCGCCTATCCCCATGTGATTTCCGACGGCTCGATCACGCCGGGACAGCATGCGAGTTTTCTCGGCAAATCGCACGATCCGCTCCTCTTTACCGAAGACCCAGCGAGTCCCGATTTTCGCTTGCCCGAGCTCAGTTTGCCGTCGGGGCTGGCGATCGATCGGCTTCATCGCCGGCGCGAATTGCAGCGGCTGATCGACAAGCAAACGCGGCTGCTCGAAAGCAGCGCCGAGGCGCAAGGTTTCGATGCCTACTACGATCGGGCGATTCATCTGCTGACGAGCGACAAAGTGCGCCGCGCGTTCGATCTGTCGGCTGAAACTCCCGAGACACGCGACCGCTATGGACGAACCACCTATGGCCAAGGCTGCTTGCTCGCACGCCGCTTGGTCGAAGCGGGCGTGAAGTTCGTGACGGTCTATTTTTCGAACTCGATCGGTGGTCAGAGTACGAAAGAAGGGGGCTGGGATACGCACGGCTTCAACGACACGCGCATGTTCCCGATCGTGAAGGACTATCACTTCCCGATCACCGAAAAAACCTTACCCACGCTGCTCAACGACCTCGATGATCGTGGACTGCTCGACGACACGCTCGTCGTTTGGATGGGAGAGTTTGGTCGCACGCCGAAGATCAACGGGAACGCCAGTCGCGATCATTGGCCGCAGTGCTACACCTCGCTGCTGGCAGGTGGCGGCGTGAAGCAAGGCTATGTGTATGGCAAAAGCGACAAGCATGGGATGTATCCCGACGAGCATCCGGTGAAGCCGGAGGATATGGCAGCCACCATCTACGCCGCGCTCGGCATCGATCCGGCGAGCGAGATTCACGACCGGAACAATCGCCCCCTCGCGATTGCTGGCAAACCGGTGTGGGACGTGTTTGCGTAA
- a CDS encoding AMP-binding protein, whose product MNTHSSPPSKNGSLCFHRATELAVDRQTIGQVLAQTAAKFSDRDAMVFLDPAHGLARSRWTWHELAADVRAVTRGLIACGIRTGDHVAIWATNIPQWVLLQLATAEIGAVLVTINPAYRPFELEYVLGQSDAAALFLSDAFKTSNYYQMFAEVCPELGKNSDGVIQSIRFPKLRLAVGLRGAVPSGMLRWQELVDAGKNISDAELAPHLARPQPEDAVNIQYTSGTTGFPKAAMLSHRNLLMNALYIGDRQHLTAADRICIPVPFYHCFGCVLGSLAAVVHGAAMILPAEHFQATKALVAIEQERATALYGVPTMFIAMLEDPTLAARDISSLRTGIMAGSPCPIEVMRRVTTTLHCPELTIAYGQTEASPVITQTSIDDPLELRVETVGRPLPGFEVRIVGPDNLDVPEGEQGELVARGHGVMIGYYANPQATAAAIDREGWLHSGDLARRLPTGHYKITGRLKEMVIRGGENIYPREIEEFLFTHPAIEQVAVVGVPDSHFGEELCAWIKRKADAQLTEDDVRAYCRGSIAHYKTPRYICLVDSFPQTVTGKIQKFKIRETMIDQLGLEEEKTA is encoded by the coding sequence ATGAACACTCATTCTTCTCCACCGAGCAAGAACGGTTCGCTTTGTTTTCATCGCGCCACCGAACTTGCCGTCGATCGTCAAACCATTGGCCAAGTGCTGGCTCAGACAGCGGCGAAATTCTCGGACCGCGATGCCATGGTCTTTCTCGACCCAGCGCATGGCCTCGCACGCAGTCGCTGGACCTGGCACGAGCTCGCGGCGGATGTTCGCGCGGTCACGCGGGGGCTGATCGCGTGTGGCATTCGCACCGGCGATCACGTCGCGATCTGGGCCACGAACATCCCCCAGTGGGTGCTGCTGCAACTCGCCACCGCCGAGATCGGCGCGGTGCTGGTGACGATCAACCCGGCCTATCGCCCGTTCGAGCTCGAGTATGTCCTCGGTCAAAGCGACGCGGCTGCCCTCTTCCTCTCCGATGCCTTCAAAACGTCGAACTACTACCAGATGTTCGCGGAAGTCTGCCCGGAACTCGGCAAAAACTCCGATGGAGTGATCCAGTCGATTCGCTTTCCCAAACTGCGTCTGGCGGTCGGACTGCGAGGCGCAGTCCCTTCGGGGATGCTCCGCTGGCAAGAGCTGGTGGATGCGGGAAAGAATATCAGCGACGCCGAACTTGCTCCGCACCTGGCTCGGCCACAGCCCGAGGATGCGGTGAACATTCAATACACCTCGGGAACGACCGGCTTTCCGAAAGCGGCGATGCTGTCGCACCGCAATCTGCTGATGAACGCCCTCTACATCGGCGATCGTCAACATCTCACCGCCGCCGATCGGATCTGCATTCCGGTGCCGTTCTATCACTGCTTTGGCTGCGTCCTCGGTTCGCTCGCTGCGGTGGTGCATGGAGCGGCGATGATCCTGCCAGCCGAGCATTTTCAGGCCACCAAAGCGCTCGTGGCGATTGAGCAAGAGCGCGCCACCGCGCTCTATGGTGTCCCGACAATGTTCATTGCGATGCTTGAAGATCCCACGCTCGCCGCGCGCGATATCAGTTCCCTCCGTACGGGAATCATGGCCGGCAGCCCCTGCCCCATCGAAGTGATGCGCCGCGTCACCACCACGCTCCATTGCCCCGAGCTGACCATCGCCTACGGCCAAACCGAAGCCTCCCCGGTCATCACGCAAACCAGCATCGACGATCCCCTCGAGCTGCGCGTCGAAACTGTCGGGCGGCCTCTTCCGGGCTTTGAAGTACGGATCGTCGGTCCCGATAACCTCGATGTACCCGAGGGAGAGCAAGGGGAACTTGTGGCGCGCGGCCATGGCGTGATGATCGGCTACTACGCCAATCCGCAGGCTACCGCAGCTGCCATCGATCGCGAGGGATGGCTCCATTCCGGCGATCTCGCCCGGCGGCTCCCGACCGGTCACTACAAAATCACGGGGCGCTTGAAAGAGATGGTGATCCGTGGTGGCGAGAACATCTACCCACGCGAAATCGAGGAGTTCCTCTTCACCCATCCGGCCATCGAGCAGGTGGCGGTGGTCGGAGTTCCCGATAGTCATTTCGGCGAAGAGCTGTGCGCATGGATCAAACGCAAAGCCGACGCGCAGTTGACCGAAGACGACGTGCGGGCCTACTGTCGCGGCAGCATCGCCCATTACAAAACACCGCGTTACATTTGCCTCGTCGACAGTTTTCCGCAAACCGTGACCGGCAAAATTCAGAAGTTCAAGATCCGCGAAACGATGATCGACCAGCTCGGACTCGAAGAAGAGAAAACCGCTTAA
- a CDS encoding LptF/LptG family permease, with protein sequence MTTIDRYVLTIFIRVLLICFVSLAGLFVVIDCLGNLDEFSNYGEKHAGGILGVIFEYYSAHVLGFFDRTIGLLAMVAAIFTVTWLQRTQELTALAAAGISPARAMRSVFIAAGIVALLGAANREFNLPQMRAKLGRNAQDWLGENSRRFVPKFDMRSDILISGASTVAKEQKIVAPNFLLPDDRTEQLPVELVSWGRAIQAREALYQPATDEHPSGYLMRGVTQPLAVAQLSSVSLHNEPTILAPRDHRWLAPDECFVSSVVTFEQLAASNAWRQYLSTYELVTGLKTRTIQPGADIKVTLHARLVQPLLDMTLLFLGLPLVLTKGNRNIFLAAAICLLLVGSFFIVVMTCHSLGSNYLLSPTMAAWLPLLIFGPLAYATARPMWD encoded by the coding sequence ATGACTACGATCGATCGCTACGTTCTGACGATTTTCATCCGCGTGCTGCTGATTTGCTTTGTCAGCCTGGCGGGTCTGTTCGTCGTGATCGATTGCCTGGGGAACCTCGACGAGTTTTCGAACTATGGCGAGAAGCATGCGGGCGGCATTTTGGGAGTGATCTTCGAGTACTACAGTGCCCACGTCCTCGGTTTTTTCGACCGGACGATCGGCCTACTCGCGATGGTGGCGGCGATATTCACCGTCACGTGGCTGCAGCGAACCCAAGAGCTGACGGCGCTTGCTGCCGCGGGAATCTCTCCCGCGCGAGCGATGCGGTCGGTCTTCATTGCAGCAGGAATCGTCGCACTCCTGGGGGCTGCCAATCGCGAATTCAACCTCCCTCAGATGCGCGCTAAACTCGGACGCAACGCCCAAGACTGGCTCGGCGAGAACTCGCGGCGCTTTGTCCCCAAATTCGACATGCGCAGCGACATCCTGATCTCGGGCGCAAGCACCGTGGCCAAAGAGCAAAAAATTGTCGCGCCCAACTTCCTGCTCCCCGACGACCGGACCGAGCAACTTCCGGTGGAACTCGTCAGCTGGGGGCGAGCAATTCAGGCCCGCGAGGCCCTCTATCAGCCCGCCACCGACGAGCACCCGTCGGGCTACTTGATGCGGGGTGTCACGCAGCCACTTGCGGTCGCTCAGCTGTCGTCGGTCTCACTCCACAACGAGCCCACGATTCTCGCCCCGCGCGATCACCGCTGGCTCGCCCCCGACGAATGCTTTGTCTCGAGTGTCGTCACCTTCGAGCAGCTCGCGGCCAGCAATGCCTGGCGACAATACCTCTCGACCTACGAACTCGTAACCGGGCTCAAAACCCGTACGATTCAGCCCGGAGCGGACATTAAAGTGACCTTGCACGCTCGATTGGTACAACCGCTCCTCGATATGACCCTTCTTTTTCTCGGCCTTCCCTTGGTTTTGACGAAGGGGAACCGTAATATTTTTTTGGCGGCGGCGATTTGCCTCCTGCTGGTCGGCTCGTTCTTCATCGTGGTGATGACATGCCATTCGCTCGGCAGTAACTACCTGCTGAGCCCCACCATGGCTGCCTGGCTACCACTGTTGATCTTCGGGCCCCTCGCCTACGCCACAGCTCGTCCGATGTGGGACTAA
- a CDS encoding double zinc ribbon domain-containing protein, whose amino-acid sequence MLSLLASRLVTAATDLLFPPTCAACQADLATPHGVLLCSSCEATIRSDTLPRCLRCAMPCRTILQSSVGCSHCREMKLPFAAAAVLGNYDTSLRAVVIRAKYPHGEQLALAAGQLLADRIQELAARGDSPFATIDAVVPVPMHWLKRMVRGASAAESIARGVASRLNVPLLSSAVGCTRFLAKQGSLSQRKRARNVRSAYRATGQFELTGASLLIVDDVLTTLSTTISMGKSLIAAGAAQTLVAGIARSTSIVS is encoded by the coding sequence GTGCTATCACTGCTGGCATCGCGGTTGGTGACAGCCGCCACCGATCTATTGTTTCCACCGACGTGCGCTGCTTGTCAGGCCGATTTGGCGACGCCTCACGGCGTGCTGCTGTGCAGCAGCTGCGAGGCGACGATCCGCAGCGACACCTTGCCACGCTGCCTGCGCTGCGCGATGCCGTGCCGAACGATCCTGCAAAGTAGCGTCGGCTGCAGCCATTGCCGCGAGATGAAACTCCCCTTCGCTGCGGCAGCGGTGCTCGGGAATTACGACACCTCGCTCCGCGCAGTGGTGATTCGCGCCAAATATCCGCACGGCGAGCAGCTGGCGCTCGCGGCGGGGCAACTCCTGGCCGATCGCATTCAGGAGCTCGCTGCGCGAGGCGACAGTCCTTTCGCCACCATCGATGCCGTGGTCCCCGTGCCGATGCACTGGCTCAAACGGATGGTGCGTGGCGCGTCGGCTGCGGAGTCGATTGCCCGAGGGGTGGCCAGTCGGCTGAATGTTCCACTCCTTTCGAGCGCCGTCGGCTGCACCCGTTTTCTCGCGAAACAAGGTTCGCTCAGTCAGCGAAAACGGGCCCGCAATGTTCGCTCCGCCTATCGCGCCACTGGCCAGTTCGAACTCACCGGCGCCAGTCTCCTGATCGTCGACGACGTCCTCACCACCCTTTCCACCACAATCTCTATGGGCAAATCGCTGATCGCCGCCGGAGCGGCACAAACTCTCGTCGCGGGGATCGCTCGTTCCACTTCGATTGTCAGCTGA
- the hemC gene encoding hydroxymethylbilane synthase: protein MSDAPKLRLGTRASPLARWQADWVRDQLIAAGIDVEMILITTEGDQQTSQPLGQIGGQGLFTKEIQRRLLAGDIDLAVHSLKDLPTLPIDGLSLAAVPEREDTADILIGPAGTSLATLPSGAKIGTGSLRRKAQLLHARADLEILDIRGNVDTRLRKLDEGQYHAIILAAAGLKRLKLDDRMTERLEAPLMLPAVGQGALGIESRSDDPTTRKLLAPLSHAPTLQAVIAERSLLAALRAGCLAPVGAHAQVVDGQLTLAAVVLSIDGQSRLFASLTSAPADAAQLGEEVAELLRQQGATELLASSRGNRLD, encoded by the coding sequence ATGAGCGACGCACCGAAACTACGGCTAGGAACCCGCGCCAGTCCTCTCGCCCGTTGGCAGGCCGATTGGGTCCGCGATCAGCTGATTGCTGCCGGTATCGATGTCGAAATGATCCTCATCACCACCGAAGGGGATCAGCAAACCTCGCAGCCTCTCGGGCAAATTGGTGGCCAGGGACTCTTCACGAAAGAGATTCAGCGGCGCTTACTCGCTGGCGATATCGATCTCGCCGTCCATAGCCTCAAGGATCTGCCAACCCTGCCGATCGACGGTTTGTCGCTCGCCGCTGTTCCCGAGCGTGAAGATACCGCCGACATTTTGATTGGCCCCGCCGGAACCTCGCTCGCCACGCTCCCCAGCGGCGCAAAAATCGGCACCGGTAGCCTTCGCCGCAAAGCGCAGCTGCTGCATGCCCGCGCCGATCTCGAAATACTCGATATCCGGGGTAACGTCGATACCCGCCTCCGCAAACTCGACGAAGGTCAGTACCACGCCATTATTCTCGCCGCGGCGGGGCTCAAACGTCTGAAGCTCGACGACCGCATGACCGAGCGTCTCGAAGCGCCACTGATGCTTCCCGCTGTCGGGCAGGGGGCTCTTGGAATCGAGTCGCGCAGCGATGATCCCACCACGCGAAAACTCCTCGCCCCACTTTCCCATGCGCCGACACTGCAGGCTGTGATCGCCGAGCGTTCGCTCCTCGCCGCTCTCCGCGCCGGTTGCCTCGCGCCAGTTGGCGCGCATGCCCAGGTGGTTGATGGTCAGCTGACGCTCGCTGCGGTCGTGCTCAGCATCGATGGCCAGTCGCGGCTGTTCGCCTCGCTCACCTCCGCCCCCGCCGATGCGGCCCAGCTCGGAGAAGAAGTCGCCGAGCTGCTGCGCCAGCAAGGAGCCACGGAACTCCTCGCCAGCAGCCGCGGCAATCGCCTCGACTAA
- a CDS encoding flagellar hook-basal body protein, translating into MYYGLYISAAGAYAQNQKVEMITNNLANVDTSGFKKELGIFEARQSEAIERGYEQPGTRGVSDIGGGVEFKETVTDFSLGTLRATSSRTDFALPATDQFFEIERDGEALLTRSGNFHFSVDGVLRTQDGDAVLAAGGTPLTLDPSLPWRVLPGGLISQGGDTVPLSIKQVSNFRSLEKVGLNAFRANGELTDVPAELRDVRSGSLELSTVNPMQEMVEMIASSRAYENNIKMIQHHDGMTGSLVSRLLKA; encoded by the coding sequence ATGTACTACGGACTCTACATCTCGGCCGCTGGCGCTTACGCCCAGAACCAAAAGGTCGAGATGATCACCAACAACCTTGCGAACGTCGATACGTCGGGCTTCAAGAAGGAGCTCGGCATTTTCGAGGCTCGTCAATCCGAAGCGATCGAGCGCGGCTATGAACAGCCAGGCACGCGCGGCGTTAGCGACATTGGTGGTGGAGTCGAGTTCAAAGAAACCGTCACCGACTTTTCGCTCGGCACGCTCCGAGCCACCAGCTCGCGTACCGATTTTGCCCTCCCTGCGACCGATCAGTTTTTCGAAATCGAGCGCGATGGCGAAGCCCTCCTCACCCGCAGTGGCAACTTTCATTTCTCGGTCGATGGTGTTCTCCGGACCCAAGATGGCGATGCGGTGCTCGCTGCTGGCGGAACCCCGTTGACCCTCGATCCTTCGCTCCCTTGGCGCGTACTGCCGGGCGGCCTGATTTCGCAAGGTGGCGACACCGTGCCGCTGAGCATCAAGCAAGTGAGCAACTTTCGCTCGCTCGAAAAAGTCGGGCTCAACGCCTTTCGTGCCAATGGTGAACTGACCGATGTGCCAGCCGAACTGCGTGATGTTCGCAGCGGATCGCTCGAACTTTCGACCGTCAATCCGATGCAGGAAATGGTCGAGATGATCGCTTCGTCGCGAGCCTACGAAAACAACATCAAGATGATTCAGCATCACGACGGAATGACCGGTTCGCTCGTGAGTCGCTTGCTGAAGGCGTAG
- the flgG gene encoding flagellar basal-body rod protein FlgG: MSVQTLYTAATGMESLQTKLDVIANNLANVNTTGFKRGRANFEDLFYRQEKLPGSQDQQQNLTATGTAIGLGSRVSSVQTNFNQGAFQETGGQLDVAIEGQGFLRVQDPSGITVYSRAGNLSINAQGQLVMGSAQTGRLIDPNVSFPQDTMAISITADGRVLVRQFGQQDLQQIAQIQLATFPNPEGLLKLGENLYSQTDASGQEIVDNPGNQGIGVLRQGMLEASNVEPVQELIDLITTQRSFELNSQAIQAGDQILQLISNLRR; the protein is encoded by the coding sequence ATGAGCGTACAAACACTTTACACCGCTGCGACCGGCATGGAATCGCTGCAGACGAAGCTCGACGTCATCGCGAACAACCTGGCGAACGTAAACACCACCGGCTTCAAGCGTGGCCGCGCCAACTTCGAAGATCTGTTCTACCGCCAGGAAAAACTCCCCGGTTCGCAAGACCAACAGCAGAACCTCACTGCTACTGGCACGGCGATTGGCCTCGGTTCGCGCGTCTCGAGCGTGCAGACCAACTTCAATCAAGGGGCGTTTCAGGAAACAGGTGGACAGCTCGACGTCGCCATCGAAGGCCAAGGCTTTCTCCGCGTGCAAGACCCCAGCGGCATCACCGTCTACTCGCGAGCCGGCAACTTGTCGATCAATGCTCAAGGACAACTCGTCATGGGCTCGGCCCAAACGGGCCGTTTGATCGATCCCAACGTCTCGTTTCCTCAAGACACGATGGCGATCTCGATCACCGCCGATGGTCGCGTGCTGGTCCGTCAGTTTGGTCAGCAAGACCTGCAGCAGATCGCACAGATTCAGCTCGCCACCTTCCCCAATCCTGAAGGTCTCCTCAAGCTCGGCGAGAACCTCTACTCGCAAACCGATGCGTCGGGACAAGAGATTGTCGACAACCCGGGCAATCAAGGGATCGGTGTCCTTCGTCAAGGGATGCTCGAAGCTTCGAACGTCGAGCCAGTGCAGGAACTGATCGACCTGATCACCACCCAGCGCAGCTTCGAGCTCAACTCGCAAGCGATCCAAGCGGGGGATCAGATTTTGCAGCTGATCTCGAATCTCCGCCGGTAA
- a CDS encoding flagella basal body P-ring formation protein FlgA, whose amino-acid sequence MFFNSTASKKTIASFLLLLSAQMSARATEVVLRDDVSLSGGIVRLADIAEVRGSKAEVADLSSVRLLPAPRGGEVQAITRQQIRELLSLSGIEGDSYEISGAEIVQVKSSLISKSLQPAQAISHSTGETSAAIFTAGGNFPGEGAHIRTRTAADMRRDIQTGVVSLLGKVRPEVPRWNVSMTIPREHEASLVSAELVEVRGGVAPYIGKQSFEVIAKTSRGNEVVGVEAVVHAVAEFAAPASPAAEAKTAKRDARGEIVVKRGESVRVRAIAAGVTVTTSAKAMADGAIGEVIELEVDGHRSRVSARVVAPQLLEIYAAGPQVATATK is encoded by the coding sequence ATGTTCTTCAACTCCACCGCCTCGAAAAAGACAATCGCGAGCTTCCTGCTCCTCCTGTCGGCTCAGATGTCGGCTCGCGCTACCGAAGTGGTGCTGCGTGACGATGTGTCGCTCAGCGGCGGCATCGTGCGACTCGCCGATATCGCTGAAGTCCGTGGCTCGAAAGCGGAAGTGGCCGACCTCAGCAGCGTGCGGCTGCTGCCTGCTCCTCGGGGCGGCGAAGTGCAAGCGATCACCCGTCAGCAGATTCGCGAACTCCTCTCCCTCTCGGGAATCGAAGGGGATAGCTACGAAATCAGTGGCGCCGAGATTGTCCAGGTCAAGAGCAGCCTGATCAGCAAGAGCCTGCAGCCTGCCCAAGCGATCTCGCACAGCACTGGCGAAACCTCCGCTGCGATCTTCACCGCAGGTGGCAACTTTCCTGGCGAAGGGGCTCACATCCGGACGCGTACCGCCGCTGATATGCGTCGCGATATTCAAACTGGTGTCGTTTCGCTGCTCGGAAAAGTTCGTCCCGAAGTTCCACGCTGGAATGTCTCGATGACGATCCCTCGCGAGCACGAAGCGAGCCTCGTTTCGGCCGAACTGGTGGAAGTGCGTGGCGGAGTGGCCCCCTACATCGGGAAGCAGTCGTTCGAAGTGATCGCCAAGACGAGCCGAGGCAACGAAGTGGTGGGAGTCGAAGCGGTGGTGCATGCAGTGGCCGAGTTTGCTGCTCCTGCTAGTCCCGCTGCAGAAGCCAAAACCGCCAAACGCGACGCTCGTGGCGAAATTGTCGTGAAGCGTGGCGAATCGGTTCGTGTCCGAGCCATTGCCGCTGGAGTGACGGTGACCACTTCGGCCAAAGCGATGGCCGATGGGGCGATCGGGGAAGTGATCGAACTGGAAGTGGATGGTCATCGCAGCCGCGTTTCGGCCCGCGTGGTCGCCCCGCAATTGCTCGAGATTTATGCCGCCGGTCCTCAGGTGGCCACAGCTACGAAATAA
- a CDS encoding flagellar basal body L-ring protein FlgH, translating to MNNRRQWIGQALALVVATSTSVVHADDGPNSSLFSGRMQTNLQPAMQPGMPAMSAAPGLGSPSSWYETPLPPPKEVRVNDIITIRVDLGSQVVSESEFQSRKNAQYNLLLSEWIKLDGLKSVKPTGMADGEPQINGSLNQLNRVTGELETTEQIKFEIAATVASVLPNGNLVVEAHRSVQNNHEQWMHSLSGVVRREDIGPGNIVLSKDMANLQISKRENGQVRDTYRRGWVNRWLDTFNPF from the coding sequence ATGAACAACCGACGCCAATGGATTGGCCAGGCACTCGCGCTCGTCGTCGCTACGAGCACCTCGGTGGTGCATGCCGATGACGGCCCGAACTCGAGCCTGTTTAGTGGCCGGATGCAGACCAACCTGCAGCCCGCGATGCAGCCAGGTATGCCAGCGATGTCGGCTGCTCCTGGTCTCGGTAGCCCTTCGAGCTGGTACGAAACGCCCCTCCCACCGCCGAAAGAAGTGCGGGTCAACGACATCATCACGATTCGGGTCGATCTCGGTTCGCAAGTCGTTTCGGAGAGCGAATTCCAGAGCCGCAAGAATGCTCAGTACAACCTGCTGCTGTCGGAATGGATCAAGCTCGATGGCCTCAAGAGTGTGAAGCCAACCGGGATGGCTGATGGCGAACCGCAGATCAACGGCTCGCTGAACCAGCTCAACCGGGTGACTGGGGAACTCGAGACGACCGAGCAGATCAAGTTCGAAATCGCCGCCACGGTGGCTTCGGTCCTTCCCAACGGAAATTTGGTCGTCGAAGCCCACCGGAGTGTGCAGAACAATCACGAGCAGTGGATGCATTCGTTGTCGGGCGTGGTGCGCCGCGAAGATATCGGCCCGGGCAACATTGTGCTGAGCAAAGATATGGCCAACCTGCAGATCTCGAAGCGTGAGAACGGACAAGTCCGCGACACTTATCGCCGCGGCTGGGTAAATCGCTGGCTCGATACTTTCAACCCGTTCTAG